In Thunnus thynnus chromosome 11, fThuThy2.1, whole genome shotgun sequence, the following proteins share a genomic window:
- the LOC137193269 gene encoding growth hormone-regulated TBC protein 1-A-like: MDIARSTSVSPVGFSASWTPLWSAPGALPVETDTALRGVVHGIGFTPSRIDPYGFTRHDDFESYKEMMNEYVAVLNRRSMRWSKLLQGKPHVEKNLTVKRYVRKGVPNEHRARVWMAASGAQEHLESNPGYYESLLAMEHDTKLKETIHTDMHRTFPDNILFQSKAEPGLQRALFNVLLAYGHHNKAVGYCQGMNFIAGYLIIITKDEEKSFWLMDALLDRILPDYYSPAMMGLKTDQEVLGDLVKTKAPAVGQLMDQYPGIWTLLVSRWFICLFIDILPIETVLRVWDCLFYEGSKVLFRVALTLILHHQPEILRARSLPDVCECFKQITCGAFTLDCHAFMQKIFAEPGSLSMATIDKLRDKFRQRIQEEESRQL; the protein is encoded by the exons ATGGACATTGCCAGATCCACCTCTGTCTCTCCTGTTGGATTCTCAGCATCCTGGACGCCCCTCTGGTCTGCCCCAGGAGCGCTGCCTGTGGAGACGGACACAGCACTGAGAGGAG TTGTACATGGCATTGGATTCACCCCCAGCAGGATTGACCCCTATGGCTTCACGAGACATGACGATTTTGAATCCTACAAGGAAATGATGAATGAGTACGTAGCTGTCCTCAACAGAAGATCCATGAGATGGTCCAAACTTCTTCAAGGGAAACCCCATGTTGAGAAGAACTTGACAG TGAAGAGGTATGTGCGTAAAGGTGTGCCCAATGAGCACCGCGCCAGAGTCTGGATGGCAGCAAGTGGTGCCCAGGAACACCTGGAGAGCAACCCGGGATACTACGAGTCCCTGCTGGCCATGGAGCATGACACCAAGCTGAAGGAAACCATCCACACAG ACATGCATAGGACCTTTCCTGACAACATCCTCTTCCAGAGCAAGGCAGAGCCGGGCCTGCAGAGAGCTCTGTTCAATGTGCTGCTGGCCTACGGACACCATAATAAGGCAGTGGGGTATTGTCAG GGCATGAACTTTATCGCAGGCtacctcatcatcatcactaaaGATGAAGAGAAATCCTTCTGGCTCATGGATGCACTGTTGGACAGGATACTCCCAG ACTATTACAGCCCGGCCATGATGGGGCTGAAGACCGACCAGGAGGTTCTTGGGGACTTGGTGAAGACTAAAGCACCTGCAGTAGGCCAGCTCATGGACCAGTATCCTGGCATATGGACCCTTTTGGTGTCACGCTGGTTCATCTGCCTCTTCATTGACATACTCCCAATTGAG ACGGTTCTGCGGGTCTGGGACTGTCTTTTCTATGAAGGCTCCAAGGTGCTTTTCCGTGTGGCGCTGACTCTCATCCTTCACCACCAGCCTGAGATCCTGAGAGCTCGTTCTTTGCCcgatgtgtgtgagtgtttcaaACAGATCACCTGTGGAGCTTTCACTCTGGACTGCCACGCCTTCATGCAG aaaatctTTGCAGAACCTGGCAGTCTGTCTATGGCAACTATTGATAAACTGAGAGACAAATTCAGACAACGAATCCAGGAGGAGGAATCTAGACAGCTGTGA